In Subdoligranulum variabile, the genomic stretch TAAAATAATTGCAAAAAACACCGCTGCCTGCTCTTGTAATCCAGGCGGCGTTGTGGTATACTATTGTCTGCTACCGTGGCCCGGTAAGGGGCGTATGCCTCAGATCTGCAGTTACCCCATACTGCGCCATCGGCAAATATTACTTGAAAGAGGTATCTATCATGAGCCAGAAATCTGCTATCGAAAAGCAGCCCATCATCGCGAAGGCCGCCCTGCACGAGGGTGACACCGGTTCTCCGGAGGTCCAGGTTGCGTTGCTCACCGCACGCATCAACCACCTGACCGAGCATCTGAAGACCAACAAGCATGACAACCACAGCCGCCGCGGCCTGTTCAAGATGGTCGGCCGCCGCCGCAATCTGCTGGCCTATCTGCAAAAGAAGGACATCAACCGTTATCGTGCCCTGATCGCTGAGCTGGGTCTGCGCAAGTAATTTTCGCAAAAACGGGCAGGGTGCACGCAAGCACCTTGCCCGCTTTTCTTTTTTTATTCCACTGCATGGCTTTCGGCCGGGAATGCCCGCCGTTTTGTGCAGTAAATCGAGCACCCAAGCATTGGCTTGGCTGCTGGCTTTATTGCTCAAATCGGGAGCAGACGCGGCCACGGTATATAAAATCCAAACAGAAGGAGAATCATTCATGGCTTACGAATTTGCTTCCCGGCTGGAAACATTCCCCCACTACCGCAAATTTGAGACGACCTTTGCGGGCCGCCCCTTTGTGGTGGAGACCGGCAAGATGTGCGGTCTGGCCAACGGCAGTGCCATGGTCCGCTATGGCGACACCTGCGTGCTCTGCAACGTCACGATGAGCGAGAAGCCCCGGGAGGGCGTCGACTTCTTCCCCCTGAGCGTGGAGTTTGAGGAGAAGCTCTACGCCGCCGGCCGCATTCCCGGCAGCTTCATGCGCCGCGAAGGCCGCCCTGGCGAGCATGCGATCCTGTCCTCCCGTGTGGTGGACCGCCCGATCCGTCCGCTGTTCCCCAAGGATATGCGCAATGATGTCTGCGTTACCATGACCGTCATGAGCCTGGATCCCGACAATTCTGCCGAGATCACCGGTATGAACGGCGCGTCGCTGGCCATCGCCATGTCCGACATTCCCTGGAACGGACCCATCGCCGGTGTGTTTGTCGGTCTGGTGGACGGCGAGATCGTTCTGAACCCCACCAAGGAGCAGCGGGAGCACAGCGACCTGTCCCTGACGCTGGCCGCCAGCGAGGAAAAGATCGTCATGATCGAAGCCGGTGCCAACGAGGTGGATGAGGCCACCATGATGGAAGCCATCAAGGCCGGCCACGCCGAGATCAAAAAGATGCTGGCCTTCATCAA encodes the following:
- the rpsO gene encoding 30S ribosomal protein S15, whose amino-acid sequence is MSQKSAIEKQPIIAKAALHEGDTGSPEVQVALLTARINHLTEHLKTNKHDNHSRRGLFKMVGRRRNLLAYLQKKDINRYRALIAELGLRK